One genomic window of Cryptomeria japonica unplaced genomic scaffold, Sugi_1.0 HiC_scaffold_468, whole genome shotgun sequence includes the following:
- the LOC131058042 gene encoding putative germin-like protein 2-1, translating to MANRMIYFTLGLFLLICCYSDRVMAGDPDPLQDFCVADEESNVLVNGFVCKDPMQVSANDFFFRGLGQAGNTDNDVGSNVTMANVKQIPGLNTFGISLVRIDYAVGGINPPHTHPRATEVLVLLEGQLLVGFIDTSNKFFSKTLEKGDVFVFPKALVHFQQNVGHENAVAIAGLTSQFPGVQTIANSLFAANPPLPDSVLSKAFRITQELVNYIQKKFAY from the exons ATGGCTAACCGCATGATTTACTTCACGTTGGGACTTTTTCTGTTGATATGCTGTTACAGCGACAGGGTCATGGCAGGGGATCCGGATCCCTTGCAAGATTTCTGCGTTGCAGATGAGGAAAGCAACG TTTTGGTGAACGGGTTCGTTTGCAAAGACCCAATGCAAGTTTCAGCAAACGATTTCTTCTTCCGGGGACTTGGGCAGGCAGGGAACACCGACAATGATGTGGGCTCCAACGTAACGATGGCGAACGTTAAACAGATACCAGGCCTCAATACGTTTGGAATATCGTTGGTCCGCATCGACTACGCAgtgggtggaataaatcctcctcacacacacccaagagccaccgaagttcttgttttactggaaggccagcttcttgtgggtttcattgacacCAGCAACAAATTTTTCAGCAAAACTttggagaagggagatgtgtttgtgtttccaaaggcacttgttcatttccagcagaatgtggggCATGAAAATGCAGTGGCCATAGCTGGATTGACCAGCCAGTTTCCCGGAGTTCAGACAATCGCCAATTCTCTGTTTGCGGCGAATCCCCCTCTCCCCGATTCCGTTTTGAGCAAGGCCTTCCGCATCACCCAGGAACTGGTgaattacattcaaaagaaattcgcatactaa